The following coding sequences lie in one Carassius gibelio isolate Cgi1373 ecotype wild population from Czech Republic chromosome A17, carGib1.2-hapl.c, whole genome shotgun sequence genomic window:
- the LOC128031717 gene encoding uncharacterized protein LOC128031717, with protein MYLLTAAAVSAPAEAFPGPPHRHCSVCSRRSLSCISPPPLQCLLPQEPFLYLPTAAAVSAPAGAFPVPPHRHCSVCSRRSLSCISPPPLQCLLPQEPFLYLPTAAAVSAPAGAFPVSPHRRCSVCSRRSLSCISPLPLQCLLPQEPFPYLPTAATVSAPAGAFPVLPTAAAVSAPAGAFPIPPHCRAVSAPAGAFQHLLTAAQYLLPQEPFLYLLTAAQCLLPQEPFLHLLTATQCLLPQEPFLYLHTAVAAPLL; from the coding sequence atgtacctcctcactgccgcagcagtgtctgctcccgcagaagCCTTTCCTGGACCTCCCCACCGccactgcagtgtctgctcccgcaggagcctttcctgcatctccccaccgccgctgcagtgtctgctcccgcaggagcctttcctgtatctccccaccgccgctgcagtgtctgctcccgcaggagcctttcctgtacctccccaccgccactgcagtgtctgctcccgcaggagcctttcctgtatctccccaccgccgctgcagtgtctgctcccgcaggagcctttcctgtatctccccactgccgctgcagtgtctgctcccgcaggagcctttcctgtatctccccaccgccgctgcagtgtctgctcccgcaggagcctttcctgtatctccccactgccgctgcagtgtctgctcccgcaggagcctttcccatatctccccactgccgcaacagtatctgctcccgcaggagcctttcccgttctccccactgccgcagcagtgtctgcccccgcaggagcctttcctatacctcctcactgccgcgcagtgtctgcccccgcaggagccttccaacacctcctcactgccgcgcagtatctgctcccgcaggagcctttcctatacctcctcactgccgcgcagtgtctgctcccgcaggagcctttcctacacctcctcactgccacgcagtgtctgctcccgcaggagcctttcctatacctccacaCTGCCGTAGCAGCCCCACTGCtgtag